A genomic window from Candidatus Denitrolinea symbiosum includes:
- a CDS encoding cysteine desulfurase-like protein has protein sequence MPLDLNLVRRQFPSLDRPAVFFDNPGGTQIARQSLERINKYLLETNANHEGAFETSQKSDAMLDEAHAAMADFLNAARPEEIVFGNNMTTLTLHISRSLARTLSAGDEIVVTRLDHDANISPWLLVAEDRGCKVTWIDFDVEDCTLKLDEFQQAMERKPKIVAFGYASNAVGTINPARRLTKMAKEAGALVYIDAVQYAPHGPIDVQDIGCDFLVCSSYKFFGPHAAALYGRYDLLEELKAYKVRPASNNPPGKFETGTQNHEGIAGALGALEYFEWLGNQFGGAAAESLRESGFSGRRLALKQAMTAIRSYEYEMSRALLVAVASVPGTRIYGITDSKSLDQRVPTVSFTLEGKHPRAVAEALGREGFYVWDGNYYALAVTERLGVEASGGMVRVGAAHYNTMDEVNRLQETLAKIAR, from the coding sequence ATGCCCCTCGACTTGAACCTCGTTCGCCGGCAATTCCCCTCGCTCGACCGCCCTGCCGTCTTCTTCGACAATCCCGGCGGGACGCAGATCGCGCGCCAGAGTTTGGAGCGCATCAACAAGTACCTGCTGGAAACCAACGCCAACCACGAAGGCGCGTTCGAGACCAGCCAGAAGTCGGACGCGATGCTGGACGAGGCGCACGCCGCGATGGCCGATTTTCTCAACGCGGCGCGGCCCGAGGAGATCGTCTTCGGCAATAACATGACGACGCTGACCCTGCACATTTCGCGTTCGCTGGCGCGGACTCTTTCCGCGGGCGACGAGATCGTGGTGACGCGTCTCGACCACGACGCGAACATCTCGCCCTGGCTGCTCGTCGCCGAGGACAGGGGCTGCAAGGTCACGTGGATTGACTTCGACGTGGAGGACTGCACGCTGAAGCTGGACGAGTTCCAGCAGGCGATGGAACGCAAGCCGAAGATCGTCGCGTTCGGATACGCGTCCAACGCGGTGGGGACGATCAACCCCGCGCGGAGGCTCACGAAGATGGCAAAGGAGGCGGGCGCGCTGGTCTACATTGACGCGGTGCAGTACGCGCCGCACGGTCCGATTGACGTGCAGGACATCGGCTGCGATTTCCTCGTGTGCAGCAGTTATAAATTCTTCGGTCCGCACGCGGCCGCGCTCTACGGACGTTACGACCTGCTCGAAGAATTGAAGGCCTACAAAGTGCGTCCCGCCTCGAACAATCCCCCCGGCAAATTCGAGACCGGGACGCAGAACCACGAGGGCATCGCGGGAGCGCTGGGCGCGCTCGAATATTTCGAGTGGCTGGGGAATCAGTTCGGCGGCGCGGCCGCAGAAAGTCTGCGCGAGAGCGGGTTTTCGGGGCGGCGACTCGCCCTCAAGCAGGCGATGACGGCTATCCGCTCGTACGAATACGAGATGAGCCGCGCCCTGCTGGTGGCCGTCGCGTCCGTGCCGGGGACGCGCATCTACGGCATCACCGACAGCAAAAGCCTCGACCAGCGCGTCCCGACGGTCTCGTTTACGCTGGAGGGGAAACATCCGCGTGCGGTGGCCGAGGCGTTAGGCAGGGAAGGCTTCTACGTCTGGGACGGCAACTACTACGCGCTGGCGGTGACGGAACGTCTCGGCGTGGAGGCCTCGGGCGGGATGGTGCGCGTCGGCGCGGCGCACTACAACACGATGGACGAAGTCAACCGCCTGCAGGAGACGCTCGCGAAGATCGCGCGATAG
- a CDS encoding DNA polymerase III subunit alpha, with the protein MSFAHLHVHTNYSLLDGFSNIQKLTARVKEMNMPAVAITDHGTMFGVIEFFNAAKNAGVKPIIGIEAYMAARTMKDRDSKLDRSSSHLLLLAENETGYKNLLKIASAAQLEGMYYYPRIDHDFLAAHAEGLIATSGCMAAEIPEAILRENPEEAVKRINWYYDVFGPDRFFLELQQHDIPEILELNRKLVELGARYSAKFVATNDVHYIEPEDYQYQDILLAIQTNAHLDDKERMRMSDSSYYLRAPEEMSRIFAEVPEAISNTLLIAERCNVDLSFKEYHLPEFPVPEGFTAPTYLRSLCDEGLGRRYGSRSTDARVRERLEYELGVIHKMGFDAYFLIVWDLCRHARETNIWYNARGSAAGSIVAYALDITLVDPLAHDLLFERFLNPGRREMPDIDLDFRDDRRAEMLEYCARKYGDDKVAQIITFGTMGTKASLRDVARVKGIELSAVDKVAKLVPFVSGRNTTMADALAVPDFKKIYDTDPQMRELIDIAAKMEGTVRNAGTHAAGVVISDKPLTEYLPLHRPTSNSEETPIKTVTQFEMGILSSLGMLKVDFLGLITLTVMAKACDLINKRHGKEFNLRNIPLDDPKSFELMGAGNTAGLFQVEGGGMTRYMVQMKPQTVEHVIAMVALYRPGPMAFIPDYIARMHGEAEVEYRHEALRPIYESTYGIPVYQEQLMRAAVELGGYTPSESDELRSAISKKKADKIAMHRAKFVKGALEKGMEKSIAEAIYHDWEEFARYGFNRSHAADYGVIAVETAYLKAHYPVEYMTALLSASKSQTEKVAYYVADARSMGVPVLAPDVNASGWDFEIEDRAEGPAIRFGLGAVKNVGEAAVNLLVEARKKDGAFKDLNDLAARVDLRAVGKRSLEFLIKVGALDAFGNRAALLAGMERLIAVSSAHFRAADAGQMSLFGADSGAVEQIRLPDVKDVDRRDALNWERELIGMYISDHPLTPYQKTLAQLVSYFSAQLGEASHEERVRVAGSVESIRPYTTKSGKPMGFVAIEDIQGVIELVLFPKTWERFQSTLTQGKIVLVEGKVDATNTPPKILVDNIRTEFSMTVPADDSPPATLKPRGVSESPRRVASFPTPKAASVQKATQPPKPTSARSAFAVAESKPSYPVGRTANLSNDDMPPPPENFPAGWDDEWQPSFDEAAIAARPQPKSAGRDNISTYAPPQTLEPVMRAPEEIPFKETEPASRSGMEAAGLSGADNPTYIPDVPPPVLPSIYVPLAETEERERPPQQITIVLRPSPDNAVDKRRIKTIYGTLISFHGRDRFSFQIFENGKGHLIDFPNDTTRICPELLARLRKVADEENWRIEPILLQ; encoded by the coding sequence ATGTCTTTCGCCCACCTCCACGTCCACACCAACTATTCGCTTCTTGACGGCTTCTCGAACATTCAGAAGCTGACGGCGCGCGTCAAAGAGATGAACATGCCCGCGGTCGCCATCACGGACCACGGGACGATGTTCGGCGTGATCGAATTCTTCAACGCGGCGAAAAACGCGGGCGTCAAACCCATCATCGGCATCGAAGCCTACATGGCCGCTCGCACGATGAAAGACCGCGACTCCAAACTGGACCGCAGTTCCTCCCACCTCCTCCTGCTGGCGGAGAACGAGACGGGCTATAAAAACCTGCTCAAGATCGCGTCCGCCGCGCAGCTGGAGGGGATGTACTACTATCCCCGCATAGACCACGACTTCCTCGCCGCGCACGCCGAAGGGCTGATCGCCACCTCGGGCTGTATGGCCGCCGAAATCCCCGAGGCCATCCTGCGCGAAAACCCCGAAGAGGCCGTGAAGCGCATCAACTGGTATTACGACGTCTTCGGTCCCGACCGCTTCTTCCTCGAACTGCAACAGCACGACATCCCCGAAATCCTCGAACTGAACCGCAAACTCGTCGAACTCGGCGCGCGCTACAGCGCGAAATTTGTCGCCACCAACGACGTCCACTACATCGAGCCGGAGGATTATCAATACCAGGACATCCTGCTCGCCATCCAGACCAACGCGCACCTCGACGACAAAGAACGCATGAGGATGTCCGACTCGTCCTACTACCTCCGCGCGCCCGAGGAGATGAGCCGCATCTTCGCGGAAGTCCCCGAGGCGATCAGCAACACGCTGCTCATCGCCGAACGCTGCAATGTGGACTTGTCTTTCAAGGAATATCACCTGCCCGAATTCCCCGTCCCGGAGGGATTCACCGCGCCGACCTACCTCCGCTCCCTCTGCGACGAGGGGCTGGGTCGCCGCTACGGGAGCCGGTCAACCGACGCGCGGGTTCGCGAACGACTCGAATACGAGCTGGGCGTCATCCACAAAATGGGATTCGACGCCTACTTCCTCATCGTCTGGGACTTGTGCCGTCACGCCCGCGAGACGAACATCTGGTACAACGCGCGCGGCTCCGCGGCGGGATCCATCGTGGCCTACGCGCTCGACATCACCCTCGTGGACCCGCTGGCGCATGACCTGCTCTTCGAGCGCTTCCTCAACCCGGGCCGCCGCGAAATGCCCGACATTGATCTCGACTTCCGCGACGACCGCCGCGCCGAGATGCTCGAATATTGCGCCCGCAAATACGGCGACGACAAAGTGGCGCAGATCATCACCTTCGGCACAATGGGGACGAAAGCCTCGCTGCGCGACGTGGCGCGCGTCAAAGGCATCGAACTCAGCGCGGTGGACAAGGTCGCCAAACTCGTCCCGTTCGTTTCGGGACGCAACACCACCATGGCCGACGCGCTGGCCGTCCCCGATTTCAAGAAGATCTACGATACCGACCCGCAGATGCGCGAGTTGATCGACATCGCCGCGAAAATGGAAGGGACGGTGCGCAACGCCGGCACGCACGCCGCGGGCGTGGTCATCAGCGACAAACCGCTGACCGAATATCTCCCGCTGCACCGTCCCACCTCCAACTCCGAAGAGACGCCCATCAAGACCGTCACCCAATTCGAGATGGGCATCCTCTCCTCGCTCGGCATGTTGAAAGTGGACTTCCTCGGACTCATCACGCTCACCGTCATGGCGAAAGCCTGCGATCTGATCAACAAACGTCACGGTAAGGAATTCAACCTGCGGAACATCCCGCTCGACGACCCGAAGTCCTTCGAGTTGATGGGCGCGGGCAACACCGCCGGCCTCTTCCAGGTGGAAGGCGGCGGGATGACGCGTTACATGGTACAGATGAAACCGCAGACGGTGGAACACGTCATCGCGATGGTGGCGTTATACCGTCCCGGCCCGATGGCCTTCATCCCCGATTACATCGCGCGCATGCACGGCGAAGCCGAGGTGGAATATCGCCACGAGGCGCTGCGTCCCATTTACGAATCCACTTACGGCATCCCCGTCTATCAGGAACAGTTGATGCGCGCCGCCGTCGAATTGGGCGGTTACACTCCCTCCGAGTCGGACGAACTGCGCTCGGCCATCTCGAAGAAAAAAGCCGACAAGATCGCCATGCACCGCGCAAAATTCGTCAAAGGCGCGCTGGAAAAAGGGATGGAGAAATCCATCGCCGAAGCCATCTACCACGACTGGGAGGAGTTCGCGCGCTACGGCTTCAACCGCAGTCACGCCGCAGACTACGGCGTCATCGCGGTCGAGACCGCCTACCTCAAGGCGCACTACCCTGTCGAATACATGACCGCGCTGCTCTCCGCCTCCAAAAGCCAGACCGAAAAAGTGGCCTACTACGTGGCGGACGCGCGCTCGATGGGCGTCCCCGTCCTCGCGCCCGACGTCAACGCCTCGGGCTGGGACTTCGAGATCGAAGACCGCGCCGAAGGTCCCGCCATCCGCTTCGGGCTGGGCGCGGTGAAAAACGTCGGCGAGGCGGCGGTGAATTTGCTTGTCGAAGCGCGCAAAAAGGACGGCGCCTTCAAAGACCTGAACGACCTCGCCGCCCGCGTGGACTTGCGCGCCGTCGGCAAACGCTCCCTCGAATTCCTCATCAAAGTCGGCGCGCTGGACGCCTTCGGCAACCGCGCCGCGCTCCTCGCGGGCATGGAACGCCTCATCGCCGTCTCCAGCGCGCACTTCCGCGCCGCCGACGCGGGACAGATGAGTCTCTTCGGCGCGGACTCCGGCGCGGTCGAACAGATCCGCCTGCCCGACGTGAAAGACGTGGACCGCCGCGACGCCCTCAACTGGGAGCGCGAACTCATCGGCATGTACATCTCCGACCACCCGCTCACGCCCTACCAGAAAACGCTCGCCCAACTCGTCAGTTACTTCTCCGCGCAGCTTGGCGAAGCCAGCCACGAAGAACGCGTGCGCGTGGCGGGCAGCGTCGAATCCATCCGCCCCTACACCACCAAAAGCGGCAAACCGATGGGCTTCGTCGCCATCGAGGACATCCAGGGCGTGATCGAACTCGTCCTCTTCCCGAAGACCTGGGAACGCTTCCAGTCCACCCTCACGCAGGGCAAGATCGTCCTCGTCGAAGGCAAAGTGGACGCCACCAACACCCCGCCGAAAATCCTCGTGGACAACATCCGCACCGAATTTTCGATGACCGTCCCCGCGGACGATTCCCCTCCTGCGACTCTCAAACCGCGCGGCGTATCCGAATCCCCCCGACGCGTCGCATCATTCCCGACGCCGAAAGCGGCCTCCGTCCAAAAAGCGACTCAGCCGCCCAAGCCGACTTCCGCCCGCTCCGCGTTCGCGGTCGCGGAATCCAAGCCCTCCTACCCTGTCGGTCGAACTGCCAATTTGTCCAATGACGACATGCCTCCTCCGCCCGAAAACTTCCCTGCGGGCTGGGACGACGAATGGCAGCCCTCGTTCGACGAGGCCGCCATCGCCGCGCGTCCGCAGCCGAAATCGGCAGGTCGGGATAATATCTCGACCTACGCGCCGCCGCAAACGCTCGAGCCAGTCATGCGCGCGCCGGAGGAGATTCCGTTCAAGGAAACAGAACCCGCTTCGCGGTCAGGAATGGAAGCGGCAGGTCTAAGTGGGGCTGACAATCCGACTTATATCCCCGACGTCCCGCCTCCCGTCCTGCCATCCATCTATGTTCCCCTCGCGGAGACCGAGGAGCGCGAGCGTCCGCCGCAGCAGATCACGATCGTCCTGCGTCCCAGCCCGGATAACGCCGTGGACAAACGCCGCATCAAGACGATCTACGGCACGCTGATCTCTTTCCACGGGCGCGACCGCTTCTCGTTCCAGATCTTCGAAAACGGCAAGGGACACCTGATTGATTTCCCCAACGATACGACGCGTATCTGCCCCGAACTTTTGGCGCGCCTGAGAAAAGTGGCGGACGAAGAGAACTGGCGCATCGAGCCGATCCTGCTGCAATAG
- a CDS encoding GTPase, with product MPIKTLIMGAAGRDFHNFNTFFRGNKDYEVVAFTATQIPDIEGRVYPTELAGAQYPKGIPIRAEEELLDLIKQYGVEQVVFAYSDVPHEYVMHKASMVNAAGADFRIMGTKYTQIKSTKPVVSISAVRTGAGKSQTTRRVALILKEMGYKVAAIRHPMPYGNLVAQEVQRYASYDDLDEYECTIEEREEYEPHIDIGVIIYAGVDYEKIVRRAEQEADIILWDGGNNDFPFYVPDYQIVVADPHRPGHETAYYPGETNVRMADAFVLNKVDTANPDAVIAVRESLRRLNPAAVQIEAASPLFVDDPAAIQGKRVLVVEDGPTLTHGEMAYGAGYVAARRFGAKEIVDPRPFAVKSIAATYAKYPKTGPILPAMGYGEAQTRDLEATINASDVDMVVIGTPIDLTRVVKINKPHQRVRYELQEIGQPTLTDLLMKKFGKKK from the coding sequence ATGCCAATCAAAACTCTCATCATGGGCGCGGCGGGACGCGACTTCCACAACTTCAACACGTTCTTCCGCGGCAACAAGGACTACGAGGTGGTGGCCTTCACCGCCACGCAGATCCCCGACATCGAGGGACGCGTCTACCCGACCGAGCTGGCGGGCGCGCAGTACCCGAAGGGAATCCCCATCCGCGCGGAGGAAGAACTGCTCGACCTGATCAAGCAGTATGGCGTGGAGCAGGTCGTGTTCGCGTACAGCGACGTGCCGCACGAGTACGTGATGCACAAGGCCAGCATGGTCAACGCCGCGGGCGCGGACTTCCGCATCATGGGGACGAAGTACACGCAGATCAAGTCCACGAAGCCGGTCGTCTCGATCAGCGCGGTTCGGACGGGGGCCGGTAAAAGTCAGACCACGCGGCGGGTGGCGCTCATCCTGAAAGAGATGGGATACAAAGTCGCGGCCATCCGTCACCCGATGCCATACGGGAATTTGGTCGCGCAGGAAGTCCAGCGCTACGCCAGTTACGACGACCTCGACGAGTACGAATGCACCATCGAGGAGCGCGAGGAATACGAGCCGCACATTGACATCGGCGTCATCATCTACGCGGGCGTGGACTACGAGAAGATCGTCCGCCGCGCCGAGCAGGAAGCCGACATCATTCTTTGGGACGGCGGCAACAACGACTTCCCGTTCTACGTCCCCGATTACCAGATCGTCGTGGCGGACCCGCACCGTCCCGGCCACGAGACGGCCTACTATCCCGGCGAGACCAACGTCCGCATGGCGGACGCGTTCGTGCTGAACAAGGTGGACACGGCCAACCCCGACGCGGTGATCGCGGTGCGCGAGTCGCTGCGCAGGCTGAACCCGGCCGCGGTCCAGATCGAGGCGGCCTCCCCGCTCTTCGTGGACGATCCCGCCGCGATCCAGGGCAAGCGCGTCCTGGTCGTGGAGGACGGTCCCACCCTGACGCACGGCGAGATGGCCTACGGCGCAGGATACGTCGCCGCCCGCCGCTTCGGCGCGAAAGAGATTGTGGACCCGCGTCCGTTCGCGGTCAAGTCCATCGCGGCCACGTACGCCAAGTACCCGAAGACGGGACCCATCCTGCCCGCCATGGGCTACGGCGAAGCGCAGACGCGCGACCTCGAGGCCACCATCAACGCCTCGGACGTGGACATGGTCGTCATCGGCACGCCGATTGACCTGACGCGCGTCGTCAAGATCAACAAGCCGCACCAGCGCGTCCGCTACGAACTTCAGGAGATCGGCCAGCCGACGTTGACGGACCTCCTGATGAAGAAGTTCGGGAAAAAGAAGTAA
- a CDS encoding arginine--tRNA ligase encodes MFNDIQSVIEAKIRSYCAAEGIPLAPLKWTAIPYSGEWGISTSFFQTAADEARAGRAGKPVPARAQELAEQVRGQMGSVEGVSRVDAVKGYLNVYFETSDYARRVVDSVLASRADFGRGAARGERVMVEYAQPNTHHSFHIGHYRNTILGEALARLTEFAGFETIRASYPGDLGLGVVTVMWAYDRFYKGQEPAGVHERGQWLLKIYVEATARLEKKENETPEETALREQYEAERREMYRKYDAGDPYVRELWRVTREWSLEELREILRMLDVKIDVWFFESEVDGPSKAIVEELIARGIADDERPQGGAVIVKIDEKLGLKKEKYRTNVILRSDGTTLYLTKDIALAKVKFEQYHVDRSIYVVDVRQSLHLQQAFAILRLWGFPQAEKCYHLGYGFVSLPEGAMSARRGRVTLFKDVADEAVRRVLAVESEKAPEMSDAERRQVAEQVGLGALAYSMLSVDNNKDIVFDMDAALSFDGRTGPYIQNAHVRANSILKKAQAMGYEARATGRAFDYELTKHEIELIEQVSKFPAAVEQAANEYRPLVMAAYAYDLANAFHSFYHAAPVLQVEEAGVRESRLQLVAAAKQVIANALKLLDIQAPEVM; translated from the coding sequence ATGTTCAACGATATTCAAAGCGTCATTGAGGCAAAGATTCGCTCCTACTGCGCGGCGGAGGGGATTCCGCTCGCGCCGCTCAAGTGGACGGCGATCCCGTACAGCGGCGAGTGGGGCATCTCCACTTCGTTTTTCCAGACCGCGGCGGACGAGGCGCGCGCGGGGCGCGCGGGGAAACCCGTCCCGGCGCGGGCGCAGGAGTTGGCCGAGCAGGTTCGAGGTCAGATGGGAAGCGTGGAGGGAGTCAGCCGCGTGGACGCGGTGAAGGGCTACCTTAACGTCTATTTCGAGACGTCCGATTACGCGCGGCGGGTGGTGGATTCCGTCCTCGCCTCCCGCGCCGACTTTGGGCGGGGCGCGGCCAGGGGGGAGCGGGTCATGGTCGAATACGCCCAGCCGAACACGCATCACTCGTTCCACATTGGACATTATCGCAACACCATCCTGGGCGAGGCGCTGGCGCGGCTGACGGAGTTCGCGGGCTTCGAGACGATCCGCGCCTCGTATCCCGGCGACCTGGGCCTGGGCGTCGTCACGGTGATGTGGGCTTACGACAGGTTTTACAAAGGGCAGGAACCCGCGGGCGTGCACGAGCGCGGACAATGGCTGCTGAAAATTTACGTCGAGGCCACGGCGCGGCTGGAGAAAAAGGAAAACGAAACGCCCGAAGAGACCGCGCTCCGCGAGCAGTATGAAGCCGAGCGCCGCGAGATGTATCGCAAATACGACGCGGGCGATCCGTACGTGCGCGAACTCTGGCGCGTGACGCGCGAGTGGAGCCTGGAGGAACTGCGCGAGATCCTGCGCATGTTGGACGTGAAAATAGACGTGTGGTTCTTCGAGAGCGAAGTGGACGGGCCGTCCAAAGCCATCGTGGAGGAGTTGATCGCCCGAGGCATCGCCGATGACGAACGTCCGCAGGGCGGCGCGGTCATCGTGAAGATTGACGAGAAACTCGGTCTCAAAAAGGAAAAGTACCGCACGAACGTCATCCTGCGCTCGGACGGGACCACGCTTTACCTGACGAAGGACATCGCGCTGGCGAAAGTGAAATTCGAGCAGTATCACGTGGACCGTTCCATTTATGTGGTGGACGTGCGCCAGTCTCTGCATTTGCAACAGGCGTTCGCGATCTTGAGATTGTGGGGCTTTCCGCAGGCGGAGAAGTGCTATCACCTCGGCTACGGTTTCGTCAGCCTGCCCGAGGGAGCCATGTCGGCGCGGCGCGGACGCGTGACGCTGTTCAAAGATGTGGCGGACGAAGCCGTGCGGCGCGTGCTGGCGGTGGAATCGGAGAAGGCTCCCGAGATGAGCGACGCCGAGCGGAGGCAGGTCGCCGAGCAGGTCGGGCTGGGCGCGCTGGCCTATTCCATGCTCTCGGTGGACAACAACAAGGACATCGTCTTCGACATGGACGCGGCGCTCTCGTTCGACGGGCGCACGGGACCGTACATCCAGAACGCGCACGTGCGAGCCAACAGCATTTTGAAGAAGGCGCAGGCGATGGGATACGAGGCGCGGGCCACGGGACGCGCCTTCGATTATGAGTTGACGAAGCACGAGATCGAGCTCATCGAGCAGGTCTCGAAATTCCCTGCGGCGGTGGAGCAGGCCGCGAACGAGTACCGTCCGCTGGTGATGGCGGCGTACGCGTACGATTTGGCGAACGCCTTCCACTCGTTCTATCACGCGGCGCCGGTCTTGCAGGTGGAGGAGGCCGGGGTGCGAGAGTCCCGCCTGCAATTGGTGGCGGCGGCGAAGCAGGTCATCGCGAACGCGCTGAAATTGCTGGATATTCAGGCTCCCGAGGTAATGTAG
- a CDS encoding universal stress protein — protein MFDKILLAVDGSEHGSRAAQMAGALAREMKSAELCIVVVYDLIPPYIGDPYIQYVIDARFKDARAVLDIALANVGEIPGKLQSELLEGSPAEAIVTVANTRKSDVIVIGSRGLGRLAGALLGSTSQKVISHAPCPVLVVR, from the coding sequence ATGTTCGATAAAATTCTTCTTGCCGTTGACGGTTCTGAACACGGCTCGCGCGCCGCTCAAATGGCGGGCGCTTTGGCACGCGAGATGAAGTCGGCCGAACTGTGCATCGTGGTGGTCTACGACCTCATCCCGCCTTACATTGGCGATCCCTACATACAGTACGTCATCGACGCCCGCTTTAAAGACGCGCGGGCAGTGCTGGATATCGCGCTCGCAAACGTGGGAGAAATTCCCGGCAAACTGCAATCTGAATTGCTCGAAGGTTCCCCCGCGGAAGCCATCGTCACCGTAGCCAACACGCGCAAAAGCGACGTGATCGTGATCGGTTCGCGCGGCCTCGGACGGCTGGCCGGCGCGCTGCTGGGCAGCACCAGCCAGAAGGTGATCTCACACGCGCCCTGCCCGGTTCTGGTCGTCCGATAA
- a CDS encoding AmmeMemoRadiSam system radical SAM enzyme, with amino-acid sequence MRVPFGYVAALQADPIEKKPFSHVTPGETALTFGMLGCDFHCGFCQNHFTSQAMRDPASASSIELIRKISPQQMAEAARQARASAIVSSYNEPLITSEWAAAIFKEAKAAGLKCAYVSNGNNTPEVMEYLRPYLDAYKVDLKSMNDKNYRQLGGVLQNILDGIQRVHEMGIWTEVVTLVVPGFNDSNAELWEAARFLAGLSPDIPWHVTAFHQDYKMTGNGDTDAATLRRAADIGREAGLHFVYAGNLPGRVGEYEDTFCPGCNRPVVERRGYRVRAYRITGEGKCPHCGTVIPGVWTREPGEVKLNGAGLPLPMY; translated from the coding sequence TTGCGCGTGCCGTTCGGTTATGTGGCGGCGCTACAGGCCGATCCCATCGAGAAGAAACCGTTTTCGCATGTGACGCCCGGCGAAACCGCGCTGACGTTTGGGATGCTGGGATGCGATTTTCACTGCGGATTCTGCCAGAATCATTTTACATCCCAGGCCATGCGCGATCCCGCGTCAGCCTCTTCAATTGAATTGATCCGCAAAATTTCCCCTCAGCAGATGGCAGAAGCGGCGCGGCAGGCGCGCGCCTCGGCAATCGTCTCCTCGTATAACGAGCCGCTCATCACCAGCGAGTGGGCGGCGGCGATCTTCAAGGAGGCGAAGGCCGCGGGCTTGAAATGCGCCTACGTCTCGAACGGAAATAACACGCCCGAAGTGATGGAGTACCTGCGTCCGTATCTCGACGCGTACAAAGTGGACTTGAAGTCCATGAACGATAAAAATTATCGCCAGTTGGGCGGCGTTCTCCAAAACATCCTGGACGGGATCCAACGCGTCCACGAGATGGGGATTTGGACGGAGGTGGTGACGCTTGTCGTCCCCGGCTTCAACGATTCGAACGCGGAACTTTGGGAGGCGGCGCGCTTCCTCGCGGGTCTCTCTCCCGACATCCCCTGGCACGTGACGGCCTTCCATCAGGATTACAAGATGACCGGGAACGGCGACACCGACGCGGCCACGCTCCGGCGCGCGGCGGATATCGGACGCGAGGCCGGGCTGCATTTCGTCTACGCGGGGAATTTGCCCGGACGCGTGGGCGAGTACGAGGACACGTTCTGCCCGGGGTGCAATCGGCCGGTCGTCGAGCGACGCGGCTACCGGGTGCGCGCGTACCGGATCACGGGGGAGGGGAAATGTCCGCATTGCGGGACGGTCATCCCCGGCGTGTGGACGCGCGAGCCGGGGGAAGTCAAATTGAACGGCGCGGGCCTGCCTTTGCCCATGTATTGA